The stretch of DNA CCGGTATTACCTCCGTTTGTAAAAGACGGGGGCGGCTTTATCTGGCCTCTATGGAATGTGCCGCATGCCGAGGCGATTCGCGGCCGTCTAGGACCGGGCAAGCGGCTGGTGGTGGTCGGGGGTGGGATTCTCGGGATCGAGGCGGCGTTGCACGGGGTGGAGGCGGGAATGTCCGTGACCATTGTCGAGTTGATGAACCGGTTGATGCCTGCCCAATTCGGCGCCCGCGCGTCATCAGCCCTGTTGCGCGGCCTGGAGGAACGCGGGATCCGCGTGTTACTGGGACACGGCATTGCCTCTGCCAAGCCGGGAGCCGCTTCGGTGACTCTGGGGTTGGATAACGGGGCGCCCCTGGAAGCGGAGGTGTGTCTGGTGTCCATCGGGGCCAGACCGGATAAAACCCTCGCGATCGCGGCCGGACTCGCCTGCGAGCGGGGCGTGTTAGTAGATGAGACCCTGCGGTGTCCGTTCCTGCATTGTTATGGGGCTGGCGATATGATTCAGTTTGAAGGCGTCACCCGCTGTTCCATGAAAGAGGCGTCGGCCCAGGGAAAGTTAGCGGCCCTCAACCTGATGGCGGCCTTACAGGGTCGGGCGGGACAACCGTATAAACCTGAAACCATTCCCCTGACATTCCGTTCCAAGAATTTTGAAATCTATGCCATTGGCGAGGTGTCCTGCGCCGGTTCGGAAGAACAGATCCTGGATGGCTCCACCGAAACGCTGATCCGGGCATTGGTCGTGAAAGACGGGGTTCCCGTTGGCGTGCAGATGATCGGGACACGGGAAGGCTTCGATTCGTATGCCGCCGAAGTGAAGAAGGCGAAGAAGACGTAAGACGTGAGATGTAAGAGGCGGGAGGGGTTACGGGGAAGGTTTGGGCTTCCAGAGTTTGCATCCGACGTCGACGATGGCGCTGGGAACATCTTTGACATCGGTGCTTTTTCCGTGTTCCATGAACCATTTGCAGCCGCAGGGAAAAACGTTGCCGCCCAATTGGCAATACTGGCACGACCAGCATGATTTTTTTTCTAATGACATCGGGGCACGGTATCAAATATCGTGAAAAGCACAATGAGAGTATGTGTACTGGGAAGCGGAAGTGGCGGAAATTGCACTTATGTGGCATCCGGATCAACGGCCATTTTAATTGATGCCGGATTGAGCGGGCGCGCCACCGGGTTGCGTCTGGCTGAATGTGGAACCTCCGTGGAGTCCATTCATGCCATCTGTGTGACTCATGAACATAGCGATCACACCTCAGGTCTGGCGGTGTTGCATCGTGGCGGAAAGGTCCAGCTATTCGCCAACCACGCCACGATTGAAGGGATCGAGGCCCGGGTCGGGGCTGGCAAAAAATTGCTTTGGAATGTTTTTTCAACAGGCGCCAATTTTAAAATTGGGGACCTCTCGATTGATCCCTTCTCGGTCCCTCACGATGCCTATGATCCGGTGGGCTTTATCGTTCGCTGTGACGAAACCCGCGTGGGGGTGGTCACCGACATGGGCATGGTCACCGGCTTGATTCGGGAGCGGCTGCGGGCGTGTAATGTGCTCGTGGTGGAGTCCAATCACGACGAGCAGATGCTGAAGGATGCGGATCGTCCCTGGCATCTCAAACAACGGATTAGCGGGCGGCAGGGTCATCTCTCCAACCAGCATGCGGCCGAATTGCTGACGGAAATCGCAGGGCCTCATCTTAAAGCCGTGTTTCTCGCCCACCTGAGTTCGGAATGTAATTCACCTGAACTCGCCTTGCAAACGGTTACGGCCGCATTGAAGGAAAAGGGGCATTCCCACGTTCGCGTGGTGGTGGCACCTTCTGATCGGGTGAGCGAGCTGTGGGAGGAATGAAATGGGTTTTATCTTTCGCATGCGATAATTAATTAGGCGCGAAAATTATAGTGTTAAGAAAATAACAATATCTTCTTGCGTATTATGCCGTTCAGGCGTAAATATTCAGACGTTTTTTAATTTCGTTCTTCAAGGTGTATTCCATACTCCCTTTATAGGGTGGACTATGCCGTGGAACAGGTGTCAAGGGTCCGGTAGAGGTAACATACTAGAAAGGTTCAGTAAGTTCATGAATAGGTTGCGTTCACAGTGGTGGGTACGTTTGTGTGTGGCGTTGGCGGTCTTTGGATTCGGGGCAGGCGCGGCAATGGCCAGCGAAGCTGACCTGAATCTTCCTGATCTGGGAGCAGTTCACTTTTCCGCATTGGGCGGCATTTCCGGAACGAGCCTGATGTTGATCGGGATCGGCGTCTGTTTTCTCGGCTTGGGCTTCGGGTTGATCCAATACGTCAAAACAGAGAAACTGCCGGTACACAAGTCGATGAGCGACGTGTCGGCGATCATCTGGGAAACCTGCAAGAGCTATCTGGCCCAGCAGGGAAAATTCCTGGCGATCCTCTGGGCGCTGATTGGCGTCTGTATGATTTACTATTTCCTGGTTCTGCAGAAGATGCAGTGGGGAAGTGTGATGTTGATTCTGGCGGCCTCGGTACTGGGTATTCTCGGTTCCTACGGGGTGGCCTGGTTCGGCATGCGCATCAATACGTTTGCCAACAGCCGGTCGGCCTTTGCCGCGTTGCGGGGCACCCCCTGGGACGCTCTGGCCATTCCGATGCGCTCGGGTATGAGCGTGGGAATGCTGTTGATCACCGTGGAACTGTTCTTCATGATCTGCATCCTGGTGTTCCTTCCCTCCGAGTTGCGCGGTCCCTGCTTTATCGGGTTCGCCATCGGGGAATCCCTGGGGGCATCGGCCCTCCGTATCTGCGGTGGTATTTTCACCAAGATTGCGGATATCGGTTCCGACCTGATGAAGATCGTGTTCAAGCTTCCTGAAGACGATCCCAAGAATCCCGGTGTGATTGCCGACTGTACCGGTGACAATGCCGGCGACAGCGTTGGCCCGACGGCTGACGGGTTTGAAACCTACGGGGTGACCGGGGTTGCGCTGATCACGTTCCTGGCCTTGGTGCTCGGGGCCGGTACGCTCTGTGCCCAGATGATCGTCTGGATCTTCGTGATGCGTATTCTGATGATCATTTCCGCCCTGGCCGCTTATACCGCCAACGACATGCACTTCACCTCGAAGTTGAAGAATGCCAAGGAATTTGACCCGGAGCATCCCCTGACGGTGTTGGTGTGGTTGACCTCCATTGTCTGTATCATCGTCACCTACATCGCCAGCTATTTCCTGTTGGGCGACATCACGGTGCCCAAGACGATCGCGGGTGTGGTCACCCAGGTCGCCCAGCCGAACCTCTGGTGGGTGCTTTCCACGATCATTTCCTGCGGCACGATTGCCGGAGCCCTGATCCCCGAGTTCACCAAGGTGTTCACCAGCACGAACGCGATCCATGTGAAGGAAGTGGTCACCGCCTCCAAGCAGGGGGGCGCCTCCCTGAACATCCTGTCAGGGTTTGTGGCGGGTAACTTCTCGGCGTTCTGGGAAGGTCTGACCATGCTGGTGCTGATGTTGGGTGCGGCCTTGTTGGCGGGTCACCCGGCAGTGGCCAGCTTGATGCCGGCCGGTCTGGAATTTGCGGCCCCCATCTTCGCGTTCGGTCTGGTCGCCTTCGGGTTCCTGGGCATGGGCCCGGTCACCATCGCGGTCGACAGCTTCGGTCCGGTGTCGGACAATGCCCAGTCGGTGTACGAACTGAGCCGCATTGAGTCCATCCCCGGCATTGAGAAGGAAATCGAGAAGGAGTTCGGGTTCAAGCCTGACTTTGAAAACGCCAAGCTCAACCTGGAGCGGAACGATGGCGCGGGCAATACCTTCAAGGCGACTGCCAAGCCGGTGTTGATCGGTACCGCCGTTGTCGGGGCCACGACCATGATCTTCGGCATCATCCTGATGCTCGGCAAGACCAAGGCGTATGAGTTGGCGAAGGCGGCAGCGGACAAGGCCGGCGTGGCCTTTGACCATACCCTCGCGCTGACGGCCGCCCAGACCACGGACGGGGTCAATTCGGTGATCACCAGCCTGAGTCTGGTGCAGCCCGAGATCGTCCTCGGCCTCCTCATGGGTGGTGCGGTGATCTACTGGTTTACCGGTGCGGCCACGCAGGCGGTGGTGACAGGGTCCTATCGCGCAGTGGTGTACATCAAGGAGAACATGAACCTGAACGCCGAGACGGCTTCGATCAAGGACAGCAAAGAAGTGGTGAAGATCTGCACGATTTACGCGCAGAAGGGGATGTTCAACATCTTCGTCGCCATCTTCTGTTTCGCCTTGTCGCTGGCCTTCTTCAATCCGTTCTTCTTCATTGGCTACCTGATCTCCATCGCCTTCTTTGGTCTGTACCAGGCCATTTTCATGGCGAACGCCGGTGGCGCCTGGGATAACGCCAAGAAGATCGTGGAAGTCGATCTGCGGGCCAAGGGCACGGATCTGCACGCGGCCACCGTGGTAGGCGATACGGTCGGTGACCCCTTCAAAGACACCTCGTCGGTGGCGATGAACCCGATCATCAAGTTCACGACCCTGTTCGGTCTGCTGGCGACGGAAATTGCCGTGGCCATGACGAACTCGACCATGAAGTATGCCATCGGCGCCGTGATCTTCACGGTGGCGCTGGTCTTCGTGTACCGGTCGTTCTACTGCATGCGCATCCCCGAAGACAAATAATCTGAAGTTCAGATGAACGTCTCACCCCCGCGCCGGCGACGGTAGCGGGGGTTTTTGTTTTTTTTGACAAGGACGGCAGGGGTATGGTTCCATGAGCATTATGAAGGTGACCTTTTTAGGAACAGGAACGTCGGTGGGGATCCCCGTGATCGGGTGTGACTGCGCGGTATGCCGTTCGCCTGACTTGCGCAACCGGCGCCGGCGCTCGAGTGTGTACATCGAGGCGGCGGGCTTTCATGTTGTCATTGATACCTCCCTGGATTTTCGGGAGCAGGTGCTCGAGTATCGCGTGCCACGGATCGATGCCGTGTTGATTACCCATTCCCATGCCGATCATATTTTCGGGTTGGATGATATCCGCAGGTTTAACACGCTTCAGGGGAGCAGCATTCCCGTGTATGCGTCAACCAGGACGATTGCCGATCTCAAGCGGATTTTCTCCTATGTCGATCAGGCCGTTCCCGAGCCCGGTGTGTACCGGCCGCAGATTGTGTTTCAGGAGAAAAAGGGACGGTTTCAAGTGGGGCCCGTGACGGTGGATGCCTTGCCCGTGCTCCATGGCCGGACCGAGACCTATGGCTATCGACTGGAGTGGGAGGGGCGGACAGTCGGATATGTCCCTGACTGCAAGGAAATGCCCGCCGAGACGGTGGCGGCGTTCAAAGGCATCGATGTCATGATTCTGGACGGGTTGCGGCATGTCGACCATCCGACCCATCTGACCGTGGCGTCGGCGCTCAGTTTGTTGGGCAAGATCGGCGCGAAACGCTCCTATCTCACTCACATTTGCCATGACCTGGATCATGAAGAAACGCAGGAAACGCTACCGCCGGGCATCTTCCTGGCCTGTGACGGCATGACGCTGGCCTGGTAAATCACAAGGGTTTTGCTCTGTCAAAACCTCTTTCTCCCTCCTATACTCATCCCATGAATCTGCAACATGGTGTATTTGTAACCGGGACGGATACCGGGGTGGGAAAGACCTTTGTGGCGGCCGGACTGCTGGCGGCCTTCCGGGCGGCAGGCCGGAATGTGGCCCCCATGAAGCCCGTACAAACCGGATGTCGCCTGCGCAAGGGGAAGCTGATGGCTCCGGATTTAATGGCCTCTCTCAAAGCCGGTGGGATGCGTGTGTCTGCGGCTGAAAAAGTCGATATGGCCCCGTATTGTTTCCAGCCGGCGTGTTCTCCTCATCTGGCCGCCCGCCTGGCCGGTCAGCGGATCTCCCTGAATCACATTGAACGCGCCTATCTCCGGCTCAGCCGCATCTATGACGGGGTGATTGTGGAGGGGGCGGGCGGCGTGCTCGTGCCGTTGAATGCGAAGGAATCCATGCTCGACCTGATGCGGCACCTGCAGCTTCCGGTGCTCTTGGTGGCCCGGGCCGGACTGGGCACGATCAATCAGACCTTGCTCTCACTGCGGATTCTGAATGAAGCCAGACTCTCGGTGTTGGGCGTGGTGTTGAATCAGGTCAGCCCGGGGCGCTGGGGCCAGATCGAGGACGATAACCGGCGTACGATTGAGCGGCTGGGTCAGGTCAAGGTGTTGGCCTGTGTCCGGTATGAACGTTAAGGCTGGATGCGAACCACTTTTGTGCCGGGGGGGATCTCGAGGGTGAGGTGGCCGGCCAGTTCCGAGAACCCGCCTTTGGGAATGCAGCTGAACCGTAACACCGGTGTTCCATTCGTTTGGCTCCAACTGGCACTATGCCGGATCCGGCTCCAAGGCCAGCCAAAGCCCTGTACCTCACCTGTGATGATGATGCGGTCTGGATGGGCCATGGCGGGCTTTTGTTCAACCAGGCAATAATCCGGAAAGGGCTGTCCCGGAGTGGCGACCACCAGTTCAATCATCGGCAGGTTTCCCGGGGGAATCGGTTCATTATAGGCAATTTCCAAAAAAGCGGGAGTGCCGAGAAGAACGGCGGCAATGGCACCCCCTGCCAGGGGCGGCGCCAACCAGAGCAGCCATTTGGTTCGCCACCGTGAGGTCAAGGGCAGGGTGTCCGGATGGTCTTCATGGAAAGGGATTTTCAGGACAAAATAGTAGAGGATCCAGGCGGCCAGACAGGGGAAGAGGGCGGACCAGACGACATCGGATGCGAAGTGGGCACCTGCCGCCATGCGGGCGATTCCAATCAGCGTCCCATAGACCATGGCGCCGGCCAGAAGCGATAATCGAATGATTTTTTTACGGCGCCGTGCCAGGAAATAAACCACCACAAAGTAATACCCCATGGAGCTGTGCCCACATGGGAACGATTTACCGCGTCCCCCCACGCCCTTCTCATGAAAGCACTGGTAGTCCATCCGCCCCCCGAACTCGCTGATCATTTTCGGCCGGGGCCGCCCCCAATGATCTTTAAAAACCGTGTTGACCAGAAAACCGGGGCCGATGACCAGCGTGAGAAAAAGGAATGCCGCCTGGCGGCGCCATTTCATCAGGGAGGGGCGATACCGGGCTATGACGAGAATCCCCAGTCCTATCAGCGCGGTGACCAGGCCAGGCCAAGTGCCAAAGGTGTAAAGGAATTTGATGAATCCGTTAAACTCAAACGGCCAGGGGTGGGTGAACGCGGGGTTATAAAACCAGGAGGTGATCCTGAGATCCAGTGCAGGCGTGAGAAAAGGAACGGTCGCGGCAACGGCTAACAGGAGGATCCACGCCAGATCGGGGAGCCAGAGTCGGCGGTAGTGAGATGGGGAAGACTCAATCACAGCGCTTGATGAGGTACATGCCCAGGCTGGTCGCGAGGACGACCGGTATCCACAATATGAAGTGGGGCTGGGTCCAGGGGTATTTGGTCAGGGTTTCGGCCACAATCACGAAGAGATAGAAGGTGAAGATCAGGCCCAGGCTGATGCCGATGCCGATGGTGGTTTCCTGGCGATGGGTTTTGGTAGCGAGCGGGGCGCCCAAAAGGACAAAGACAAAACAGGAGATGGCCATGACCAGCCGTTTGTTGAATTCCACCTTGAGCGCCATGTCCTGCTTGATAAGGCCGGCGTCATCCATTTCTGGATAGGACTGCATGAGACTGCCGCGGGTCTCGATGATTTCGTCCAGGGTCATGTCGCTTTTCCGCTTTATTTTTCTGGAAGTATCCTGTCCTGTCATCCGTGACAGATCAATCGAATAGGGGAAGTGGCTGGCGGTACCCGCTCCCGGCTTGTCCTCGTAAAAGGGATCGATCCGCACATCATACAGGTCAATCAGGATGCTCTTCTTGTCGTCGGCGGAAGAAACGGTACCGGATCGTGCCCGGATCTCGCGGGCAGGCGAGGTTTTCTGTTTGGCCTGATAGATGATGATGTCCTCGATCTTATTATCACGCTTGCTGCCGATGTAGAAGGTCATCCCTGGAAAATCGCGGATGGGCCGTCCTTCTTCAATCAGTTGCAGGGGGGATTCCAGGCCTAACTGGCGCAAGGTATCCCGGCGCGTATGGGTGCTCTCGGGGATCAGGGAGGCATTGAGGTAAAGGCAGACAGCGGACATCAGGAGGGCAAAGAGGATAGGTTGCCGCATGATTTGGAGCATCCGGATGCCACTGCTTTTCATGGCCGTGATTTCGCCGTTGGCGGAGAGTTTGCCGAACGTCAGAAGCGCGGCGGTAATGACACTGAAGGGGATGGAGAAGCCGACAGCGGATGGCAGCCCGGCCAGGAAAATCTTGCCGATCAGATAAAGAGAGCCTCCCATGGCGATGGCATCGGCAATGCGGAAAAGGACCATGACGCACATGACAAACGTCAGCACGAGCAGGGTCATCACAAACGTGACCAGGTAACTATTCCGAACGTATCGTGAAACAATGCGCAAGTCGGGCAATCTCCTCAAACGGTTCCGTTCTTATACTGGTGGACAGGGGCTCAAGTCAACGCGGAAGGGAGGCTATTTGGTATGGGGTTCGCGCCAGGGCCCGCGATACTCGTAGGCAAAAAAGACCCGGCCGTAAAAACGGGAACGTTCAATGAGTTGAAAATAAAGCGCCTTCTCCCATACCCAGCGCTCATTCCCCAGCAGGATCGCCGGCCTGCCGAGCAGCTGCGGATTCCCGAGATCCGTGTCAGGGAAGTAGTCGTAAGAGGATTCCCGCCCGCCCATATAGCTGTCGGCACTGCACACACGGGGATGACCCTTGCCATAAAAGGCCAGCAGGGCCGCCTGGCCATAGGTTGAGGCAATATAGAAGGGTTCCTTCCCGGTGTCCCGGGCCAGTTCGCCGGCCGCGCGTTCCACACTGGCGGCAATCTCCTTGAAGCCGGTGATGCGTTTCAGTATCGGTCGAGTGTCAATGGTGTAGCCGGGGAGCTGGAGCCCATTGACGGCCGCGATGGGATATTTCCCTAGTGCGATAAAGAAAAGACTTACGAGCCCGATTCCGGCGGTCCAGTGCCAGAGCTTGCGGGTCAGGGCATCAGGCCTAGGCTGAGTGGCCAGAAAACAGGCCAGGGGAACCAGGAAAATAGTGAATCCGGCCGCCGGCCAGTTGAGTTTGACATCGGTGCGTGAGGAAATCAGCAGGTAGAAAACCAGAACAGGGATGGCCGTGTGTAGGGAATAGGAGCTGATGTTTCTGAATTCCGTCTGCCGGTGCTGCGGTTTGAAAGCTTCGCGCAGGGCCTGGAACAGCAGGAAGGACGCCGGGGGTGCCAGAATGGCGAACGGATAGATCAAATAGGAGAGCGTCCAGAGGGGATTGTAGGGCCACCCCGTGTGGGCCGGGGCATCGCCGCCCGGGAGGCGGGTGGCGCCGATCAGATGGGCGAGGGTGGGCCAGTCCCGTTGGGCGTTCCAGATCGTGATGGGAAGGGAGAACAGGACCACTCCCGCGAGGACGGCCAGCAGGGCGGCCCCCCGCTGTGTCCGTGAGTACACACCATGGCGGAACAGGTAGATCAGGATGCCGGGCAATGCCAGCAGCATGGTATATTTGCACAGCATCCCCAGTCCAATCAGCGCACCGAGCAGGAAGAACCCGGCGGCGGAGGCTGTTGGCTTTTTCGAGATCTGCCAACCTGCGAAGGCGGCCGTGATCCAGCAGACGTAGTAGAGCCCGTCCGTGGTCATGAATTGGGCGGTCCCCTGGAAGACCGGGATCAGGTTGAACAGGAGGAAGGCAAACCAGCCGGCCCGGAGGTTGCCGCCTGAGGCGGACCAGGCGAAGCGCGCCAATAACAGACTGGCGGCAAAGGAGGCCAGCGCGGCTGGAAGCCGCACCGCCCACTCGGTGATACCGAAGAGATGGACGCTGGCGGCAATCAGCCAGGCGACGGCCGGGCCCTTGCTGTAGTAGGACCAATCGAGGCGCCGGGACCAATCCCAGTATTGTGCCTCATCGGGGACCAGGTCGTAAGGACAGACCCAGATCAGGTAAGCCGTGCGAAGAAACAAAAGGGCCATGGCGGCGAGCAGAATACCCGCCCATCCATGAGCCCAGCGTGTCAAAGGGTGATTTGAAATCGACATCAGGACCTATTTCAAACCACGCTTGACCATCATCACCATGTCCTCCATGAGATTCTGCAGGTCTTCCTCATGCGTCACCTCGTCCTGAAGAATCTGCAGGACCATGTTGTAGGTCACGGGATCGCGGTCCCGGCTGAACTTGAGCAGTTCATTGTAGTGCTTGATGGCGCATTGTTCGCCGCTGATGTTCTGGTCGAGGACCACCTTGACGTAGGGATCCTTGGGGGCGGCGTAACCGCAATGGGTCAGTTTCAACCAGACTTCCGGGCTGAGGGCGGGGGTCCCCCCGAGCTGGATGATCCGGTCGGCGTCCAGGCCGGCGTGGCGGAGTTCATCCGCGGCATGCTGGATCAGTTCTGCCATCACGGCATCTTTCATGGGGCCTTTGACGACCTTGGCCCCGAGCCAGTACTGGTAATAGGCCAGCCACTCG from bacterium encodes:
- a CDS encoding FAD-dependent oxidoreductase, which gives rise to MKIGIIGAGHAGVEAAKAARESGADVTLFSNERVVPYYRPRLVALAFGQADFPAIQIKPLDWYAQQKIELRLATEISGLDPLNFRVSTAQGVESFDGLVIAIGSIPVLPPFVKDGGGFIWPLWNVPHAEAIRGRLGPGKRLVVVGGGILGIEAALHGVEAGMSVTIVELMNRLMPAQFGARASSALLRGLEERGIRVLLGHGIASAKPGAASVTLGLDNGAPLEAEVCLVSIGARPDKTLAIAAGLACERGVLVDETLRCPFLHCYGAGDMIQFEGVTRCSMKEASAQGKLAALNLMAALQGRAGQPYKPETIPLTFRSKNFEIYAIGEVSCAGSEEQILDGSTETLIRALVVKDGVPVGVQMIGTREGFDSYAAEVKKAKKT
- a CDS encoding MBL fold metallo-hydrolase produces the protein MRVCVLGSGSGGNCTYVASGSTAILIDAGLSGRATGLRLAECGTSVESIHAICVTHEHSDHTSGLAVLHRGGKVQLFANHATIEGIEARVGAGKKLLWNVFSTGANFKIGDLSIDPFSVPHDAYDPVGFIVRCDETRVGVVTDMGMVTGLIRERLRACNVLVVESNHDEQMLKDADRPWHLKQRISGRQGHLSNQHAAELLTEIAGPHLKAVFLAHLSSECNSPELALQTVTAALKEKGHSHVRVVVAPSDRVSELWEE
- a CDS encoding sodium-translocating pyrophosphatase — its product is MNRLRSQWWVRLCVALAVFGFGAGAAMASEADLNLPDLGAVHFSALGGISGTSLMLIGIGVCFLGLGFGLIQYVKTEKLPVHKSMSDVSAIIWETCKSYLAQQGKFLAILWALIGVCMIYYFLVLQKMQWGSVMLILAASVLGILGSYGVAWFGMRINTFANSRSAFAALRGTPWDALAIPMRSGMSVGMLLITVELFFMICILVFLPSELRGPCFIGFAIGESLGASALRICGGIFTKIADIGSDLMKIVFKLPEDDPKNPGVIADCTGDNAGDSVGPTADGFETYGVTGVALITFLALVLGAGTLCAQMIVWIFVMRILMIISALAAYTANDMHFTSKLKNAKEFDPEHPLTVLVWLTSIVCIIVTYIASYFLLGDITVPKTIAGVVTQVAQPNLWWVLSTIISCGTIAGALIPEFTKVFTSTNAIHVKEVVTASKQGGASLNILSGFVAGNFSAFWEGLTMLVLMLGAALLAGHPAVASLMPAGLEFAAPIFAFGLVAFGFLGMGPVTIAVDSFGPVSDNAQSVYELSRIESIPGIEKEIEKEFGFKPDFENAKLNLERNDGAGNTFKATAKPVLIGTAVVGATTMIFGIILMLGKTKAYELAKAAADKAGVAFDHTLALTAAQTTDGVNSVITSLSLVQPEIVLGLLMGGAVIYWFTGAATQAVVTGSYRAVVYIKENMNLNAETASIKDSKEVVKICTIYAQKGMFNIFVAIFCFALSLAFFNPFFFIGYLISIAFFGLYQAIFMANAGGAWDNAKKIVEVDLRAKGTDLHAATVVGDTVGDPFKDTSSVAMNPIIKFTTLFGLLATEIAVAMTNSTMKYAIGAVIFTVALVFVYRSFYCMRIPEDK
- a CDS encoding MBL fold metallo-hydrolase, which codes for MSIMKVTFLGTGTSVGIPVIGCDCAVCRSPDLRNRRRRSSVYIEAAGFHVVIDTSLDFREQVLEYRVPRIDAVLITHSHADHIFGLDDIRRFNTLQGSSIPVYASTRTIADLKRIFSYVDQAVPEPGVYRPQIVFQEKKGRFQVGPVTVDALPVLHGRTETYGYRLEWEGRTVGYVPDCKEMPAETVAAFKGIDVMILDGLRHVDHPTHLTVASALSLLGKIGAKRSYLTHICHDLDHEETQETLPPGIFLACDGMTLAW
- the bioD gene encoding dethiobiotin synthase, whose protein sequence is MNLQHGVFVTGTDTGVGKTFVAAGLLAAFRAAGRNVAPMKPVQTGCRLRKGKLMAPDLMASLKAGGMRVSAAEKVDMAPYCFQPACSPHLAARLAGQRISLNHIERAYLRLSRIYDGVIVEGAGGVLVPLNAKESMLDLMRHLQLPVLLVARAGLGTINQTLLSLRILNEARLSVLGVVLNQVSPGRWGQIEDDNRRTIERLGQVKVLACVRYER
- a CDS encoding phosphatase PAP2 family protein; translated protein: MIESSPSHYRRLWLPDLAWILLLAVAATVPFLTPALDLRITSWFYNPAFTHPWPFEFNGFIKFLYTFGTWPGLVTALIGLGILVIARYRPSLMKWRRQAAFLFLTLVIGPGFLVNTVFKDHWGRPRPKMISEFGGRMDYQCFHEKGVGGRGKSFPCGHSSMGYYFVVVYFLARRRKKIIRLSLLAGAMVYGTLIGIARMAAGAHFASDVVWSALFPCLAAWILYYFVLKIPFHEDHPDTLPLTSRWRTKWLLWLAPPLAGGAIAAVLLGTPAFLEIAYNEPIPPGNLPMIELVVATPGQPFPDYCLVEQKPAMAHPDRIIITGEVQGFGWPWSRIRHSASWSQTNGTPVLRFSCIPKGGFSELAGHLTLEIPPGTKVVRIQP
- a CDS encoding LptF/LptG family permease, with protein sequence MRIVSRYVRNSYLVTFVMTLLVLTFVMCVMVLFRIADAIAMGGSLYLIGKIFLAGLPSAVGFSIPFSVITAALLTFGKLSANGEITAMKSSGIRMLQIMRQPILFALLMSAVCLYLNASLIPESTHTRRDTLRQLGLESPLQLIEEGRPIRDFPGMTFYIGSKRDNKIEDIIIYQAKQKTSPAREIRARSGTVSSADDKKSILIDLYDVRIDPFYEDKPGAGTASHFPYSIDLSRMTGQDTSRKIKRKSDMTLDEIIETRGSLMQSYPEMDDAGLIKQDMALKVEFNKRLVMAISCFVFVLLGAPLATKTHRQETTIGIGISLGLIFTFYLFVIVAETLTKYPWTQPHFILWIPVVLATSLGMYLIKRCD
- a CDS encoding glycosyltransferase family 39 protein, translated to MSISNHPLTRWAHGWAGILLAAMALLFLRTAYLIWVCPYDLVPDEAQYWDWSRRLDWSYYSKGPAVAWLIAASVHLFGITEWAVRLPAALASFAASLLLARFAWSASGGNLRAGWFAFLLFNLIPVFQGTAQFMTTDGLYYVCWITAAFAGWQISKKPTASAAGFFLLGALIGLGMLCKYTMLLALPGILIYLFRHGVYSRTQRGAALLAVLAGVVLFSLPITIWNAQRDWPTLAHLIGATRLPGGDAPAHTGWPYNPLWTLSYLIYPFAILAPPASFLLFQALREAFKPQHRQTEFRNISSYSLHTAIPVLVFYLLISSRTDVKLNWPAAGFTIFLVPLACFLATQPRPDALTRKLWHWTAGIGLVSLFFIALGKYPIAAVNGLQLPGYTIDTRPILKRITGFKEIAASVERAAGELARDTGKEPFYIASTYGQAALLAFYGKGHPRVCSADSYMGGRESSYDYFPDTDLGNPQLLGRPAILLGNERWVWEKALYFQLIERSRFYGRVFFAYEYRGPWREPHTK
- a CDS encoding ferritin-like domain-containing protein: MGTAGRQIVGKDVDKIIAMLNKLYCDEWLAYYQYWLGAKVVKGPMKDAVMAELIQHAADELRHAGLDADRIIQLGGTPALSPEVWLKLTHCGYAAPKDPYVKVVLDQNISGEQCAIKHYNELLKFSRDRDPVTYNMVLQILQDEVTHEEDLQNLMEDMVMMVKRGLK